A stretch of the Chloroflexota bacterium genome encodes the following:
- a CDS encoding DUF2089 domain-containing protein, with protein MTVTHLECRQCGSQLIGSFELPMLSKLDVDQLHFVETMVRCRGNINRVSDELGIAYSAGRAQLDAIIAALGFERDDEEDAPGLPAEERQRVLQELRDGKLTSEQALKQLRGR; from the coding sequence ATGACGGTAACGCACCTGGAGTGCCGTCAGTGCGGCAGCCAGTTGATCGGCTCGTTTGAGCTTCCGATGCTCTCAAAGCTCGATGTTGACCAATTACATTTCGTGGAGACGATGGTGCGCTGCCGGGGAAACATCAACCGCGTGAGCGACGAGTTGGGCATCGCGTATTCGGCCGGGCGCGCCCAACTGGATGCCATCATCGCGGCGCTCGGCTTCGAGCGTGACGACGAGGAGGATGCGCCCGGACTGCCGGCCGAGGAGCGCCAGCGCGTGCTGCAAGAACTGCGTGACGGCAAACTGACGTCGGAACAGGCACTGAAACAACTGCGCGGGCGCTAA